Sequence from the Montipora foliosa isolate CH-2021 chromosome 12, ASM3666993v2, whole genome shotgun sequence genome:
CCCAATCCGCCCCTAACTACTGTAGTTGTTGTTTAAATGCCAACCTGGTTGCCAGGGCCTCTCTTTTTCTCCCTCGAGAAagtaccctggttgcggctggtcacgtgtttGCTAGATTTTTGCAGATTCCAGAAAACTAAATGACGCTTCTTGGCTTTACTTTTCACTGAtatcaattacaaaaaaaaaaaagaatatattcttttttttatccTCACCCGACCGTGTGTTTAGTGTCATGGTGAGAATATAtgtaccctggattccagaggttacTTTCTCGCTATTAAAAGAGCGACAAAAGagcgagtcgcgaagcggcgagaaaaacctctggtacaggctgtTAACCCTTCTGAACATGCAGCCCTAATCACGTTGCACTGTCCACTTCCAGAATTTTGACCCTGGAGATTTCATTGGTCGATCGACAAACCGTTTTTTGTAAGGATTGCCATtggttaaggtaattcccttgaaattgttctactatcaaacttttttggaaacttggcaaaattaacattcatgatatgaacattaaaaaaatgcagtaAAAAAATTGGGTCACCgcgcttgtttacgcgtcagcaggctcttaaaatgagGTGCTTTTACTgattgcgcgttaaaaattcgaatcaccttcatacacaAATAAGTCTTTGTTAGTTGAAAGATACGAAATTTTATTTGGAAAATAAATCTTCTCtttttcacataagcagtattgcttcatttgcgccgtttttgattgcctggttgtagcaatagtgcactttttgggagagttccgtggttagcttaaAGTCCTCGCCTtcgccaaaatacacccagtacgaaactgttttccacaaaaaatcatgttctactatcaaacttttttcttcttcaaatatgttctttattagattgttcttagcaaatacctgaaaaaaaatcgggggtcaccgtgctcgtttgagagaaaaggagcatttatttcgctatcgggcttagtttgagggaaatctcttacgttttgtacgcgcacgtgctaatgtgcgcgcgctaatgacgcgaaaatcgtgcgcagtagggatgcgcaatgcaatactaaggaattaccttaagtcgAGGGGGAcgatcaaaccggtttttcactGGTTAAATACAAGAAGACTATGAACGTGACAGTAGCGATCGTGACACAAAGACGATAATCACAAATTCATGTCTGGCAGATTGAGGTTAATTTGTCTTTTGACGCTGGATGAATATTTGCTGCTGGGTGGCCCTAAAGAGGGCGTAATCGAACAAGCACGCTTTGATTTTGTTAGGGAATTTGGCGAAGGTGTGAGCTTCTGACATTTACACCTCAATGCCTCGAGTCATATTGAACTGCTCCACGGACTCCAcgttaagttctttaatttttttcagttgtaATTCCAGGACTTGAATGCAATTTTCTCAACAATTCCTGGGTTGGTTTTCATCTGGATGTTaagaagcttattttcttactacggaaaaattgttttccgtCTTTGGTCATCGACAAGATTATTCATAGGTATCTTTCTAAGAAAATGAATCCTTCTCTGAATGGGCGGGACGCCTCATCCAACTCCGGGAAAACTTCTACTCACTTCTATAAACTCCCTCATGTTGGCCGGTTTTCTAAAATCGCCCAGACTAGGTTAAGACAACTACTCAAACATTACGGTAAAGCTGATTTTAAACTTAGAAACATGTTCAGCGTGAAATATTCAGTACTGCAAGGTCTACGTTCGCGTGTCGTTTATAAATTCTCGTGTGCTGGCTGTAATGCTagctacattggcgagaccACTCGCCACCTTTGTACACGTGCTCGTGAGCATCTCCTGTCGGACAAGTCTTCGCATGCTTACAGGTACCTGCAGTCATCTAGGGCCTGTCATGACTCTTGTAATTCAGAATGTTTCACGATCTGCCGCTTCAAAATTCCaattaagatcaaagaggcattgcaaattaagtgggaaaatcccatTCTTAATGAGCAGTTGAGGCATCTAgacttgtctctttctttttaattacgttgttccttttgtttcttattttattgttatgcgCGCTATTTTTGTTTCCCGTGCATTCCGTATTTCATATTCAAATTGTACGCAAGTTTTGACGTGTTATTTTGTAACGTACCTCAATATAAATTTAAATGTACAACCGttaaaagctcatttgcaactgaagatggcaTGAGAATgacgaaacatgttttgtaaattgaaaactgtcgtttctttcTTGAGAGTAAACGTAGAGTCTACGCGCTATCAGAGAGGATCCCGCGCAGAGGAAGCTGGAGAATGGTAGGGGGGACAAAGTGTCTGCGCGCAGGCGAGCGCAATGGATATAGTTATTTCAATTAATATTAATGATTGTGAGGCATCTATTATGTAAAGTCTTTGTCACCAATTAAACTGTTGCAGTTTCTGTACCAGGTCCCTCTAGCGCATGCAGGTGTCCGGGTGAAATACCATCGGTTGATTTACGGCAAACGGAGACCCGCGTGTCGGTTCGTCGCCCCAACAACGGCCACCAAATAGCTCTTCTATAAGACGGATGTCTCCATGCGTAAATGAATACATCCAATGCTACTTTGATGAAAAGCATTAGGTCACTGATTCGAAGTACAATGTTGATGTTGATGATCTCTTCACGATTTGTTGGcttcttgaaaagaaaaatgtagAAAGCAACAACGTGCAGAAAGCATGAAGCTAAAAGAATAGCTGCCAAATAGAAAATCATGATTGTAAATTGACGTTCGCTGTGCCTGTTCTTCAATGATGAATTGCGAAGTAATCTGCTGTGTTTAAGGTGACGATTGAAAGACGAGAATAGCATAACTTGCACGACCACCAAGGTGGCTGATATAAGCGTAGGATGTAAAATGAGGTGTATTTTTGAGTAAGTTTGATTGTCAATGCCAGTGAATTGAAGCATATTGAAGCAAGTGACGTAAACAGAGCTGATCGCTAGGGAAGCAAATACGCGATTTCTGGAGACAATTGCTTTGAACTGGTGCGGATACCTCACCGCGATATACTGACAAACTGAAAGCGCAAGAACTATGAAGTATGACTCTCCTATTGTAACGCCAGAGATTATCCCACCAATGCTATACATCAATTGATAACTCAAACTCGCTTTGTTCCTGAAATCTGCAAAGTAGTACGACACAAACATCGGCTCCACGAAGATTCCCGTTAGGAGGTCGGCCACGGCAAGACCAGCGATGAGATAAGTCATCGGTGTTCGGAAACAGCGCAAAGGACCTCTGTATATCGCAGTCAACAGAAGGGCGTTGGGAATTGCTGTAATCGGTGATAAAATGCATAGGACAATCGCCGACGCCATTTCTACGTAACGATACGTTCGCAGTTCTGGAAGAATTTCAGCAAACGATTTTGATGTCAAATTCATGATCTCTTGCAGAGGCGTAATATTTTGAGCCATTCTTTGCCTTCTTTTAATTACGGCTAAACATCAATCTATAAGATGAACAGAATCATAATCAATTACTGGTTCTTATAAGAGTACAAAAGTGCATTCGATTATCACACTTTTTCCCCCAGCTGACATCCTTACTCCACCTGTCAAAAACAGTTTGTCAGTTAAAACAAATTCTCGTGGGTCAGGGCGTaaaggaaaggggaaaaaacaAGGAGTGCTGGAGCGCAAATTGGGAACACCGTAGAttgaaatcaactgaaatcagaaaaaaatcaaatcaaatgttggtttttgaggccAGAGGGGAacaccggagtacccgaagtaTACCCTCTCGGATAAGTTAAGAGTAGAGAACTGtgcgggtccgcaaatgatcccagaaccgcaaatgatcctcaaagtgtaccgcaaatgatacgggaacgcaaatgatcccgaaaaagtaaggaatggcatggaggatGGAATGGtcttgatagaaaattaatgtgAACAGCTGAtattttattaaaatcattttaaatcaTGACTCACAACAGGTTCCTGcctcagtttttcagaaagactgaatttagtttcttaccacgctgttataaatttgccactTTTAATTATCGGCAGTACAAtaatcaaaaactaacttggacgcaattctaaactgattgtgaccGGGGCCTCGTTtctcgaacaactctggcaacaCACGCAGGGTTCGAGAACGGGCCCCTGTTTACAGTCAGTTTagaattgcgtccaagttagtttttgatgattgtatccgataattaaacgtggcaaatttaatttaacttGGTGGAGTCTTTAACTTGTATATAGTTCGTCAGCCTGATAATTCGGTATTACCTCATTGATAACGAATTCTCAATGAGGTTTAGTGAGGGGGCTTCAGGTGCTCGTTGGATCACTCGATCAATCGGCTGTTAAATTTCGGGTTTCGTTCGTGCGGCCGAATTGGTGTACGAATGATCACGAATGTGCTCGAACGGAAGCACGAAGCTTACGTGTGGCAGGTTCGAATCTACCCTTCgctcttatttcattattttaggGGTAGTTCTGAATTTTCCATTGAATTGTCAAAACTAGTCTTAAAACTCGTAGTAGAATATATATCTCAATGCTCTACATTTCATCAATGAGGTGTCTCACAGAGACTTTGATTATGATTTAGGACTCTCGGAAGAGTTTCCTAGACAGTAATTAAGTACCTGTGGTTTTATTATTCCCATGGAATAACATCTTAGCCAACGATCATTCAATTGTAGCTGAAAACATTACAATCTCTGTTGAAAGGCAATGAAAGCCTTTCAGCCTTTAAGTTTCTGCAACAGACTTCAGTTAGCACGATTTTCCATATTTTTAGCCATCATGGCTGCATCTTCCTACCTATGTTTGtgatgttattgttgttgtataATCTTAGACTTGAACTTTGATTGTATCTTATACGTaaggaattttattttaattttatttcagtaTTTTCAGTTTATGCACTGTACTTCTTTAAACATTATTGTgtataaataaatgtatatCTAGCTAGCTGCAATCTGCGTCAAAAAACTTTGGGACACTTGTCAATTTTGgacgaaaagtagagaatttacttaCATGCATTCCATcgcgtgttcttctttcgctgccttctTCGCTTCCCCCTTCCTAGAGATAATGTTGAAACATTCCAGCAATCGATAAATTTCTGAGACCGTAAAAACAGAAACATTGTAATGGTGGAAGAGGGAAAGCGGAAATGTCCTGACAGTTTTGACCTGCATTGAAGCTATCTACCTACCTTCCTCATTTCATTACCACTAAATACTAGCTTAGGTTTGCAATGTGTGAAGAATAAAAAAAGCACATTGGTATACATACCTTCTAACTCCGAACTGGCCGAGAAGAGGGCTCTGCGTTACTAGGCTGTGACTGACAACAATAAACTGAGATAACTTTTGAATCGACTACAGGCTTTTAAAAGCCACGGTCATGTTGGTCAGTCGTAAATGTTCTCAACCACTCAAGGGCAATCTTAACCAATTAATGCTTTCGTAAATAATATCGTCAACATGTTTAATTTGACCTCAAGTTATTACTGAGACCCCATGGCCGCATTTTTACCTCCAGCCCGGAAGAAGGGGCGTTGCGTGCATGTGAAATCAAGAATATTGCCAAAGTGATGATTCAAGTCGAGCTGGAATATTTGTAACTGCGTGTaatcacaaaattaattaattaatggcaTATGTTTTATCTACATGGTTGCAAGAGTTAAATATTGTCGATTTGCTGACAATTTGAACCCGTATACGACAGCAGCTGAAAACAGAGAGGCaatcttttaaatttgtttctCATTTGGTATTAGCTACTATTTTCTTTGTGATTCATTCTAAATAACATTAAACTTGAATTGCATTTCGTTTgaacaattgcaaaaataattaaataaactGAATAACGACCAGTGTCTCAGATATTACCAAGAAGATAGCTTTCATTactttgttttaatttctttggaGATCAAAACAGTTTGAACAGAGTGGCACGGAAATAGTATCTTGGGAGAGGGATTTGGTTTATTGTGAGATAGACCAAACAAATTTTAATTACCAACGatcaaaatgattttaaaaggTCTTGGGAAGCGACTTCGTTGAAAACTAAAACTGTTTTTCAACTCGAAGATGGTACAGATGAACAATAACCTAAAGTCCTCATGATTTGCAAGAATACCATCTGATGTGACGCCAAGGTGAGAAGGAATTCTCTTTCACGGGTAACAACGGTAACTAAGCTGAAGCTGATACTAACGCATATCTGCGTGAAACTCGGGCTTTCTCCTGATGTCTTGGATCatcaaatgaaaaagaaagaagaaaaaatacagTAGAGATCGATGTCAGCTAGATTATTATTTAGTGATGACAATGATTCTCTTTACGTTCGCTCGTGAAGTTCGCGGACCCGACCCATTCCGAAAACGCTCGACACctttttagtgtgggtctaccgcgaattGTGCGTGtatttgcaaatggtttgaGCGTATTAGACACCATATTCGTGCTTACTTTTAACAACGCCATTTTTTCGTTCAACCGAGCTTAAACTTCGCGCATGCTCTGTGAAAGATGAATCAGCCATTGCACAACTTGATcttgaccccagagctcttctcttgactgagggagagaagagctctggggaaacctgaagcaaagtgtcttctcattggttttcgagaagaaaaatcaaaatcgtctctaattggtgcattcatgttagcacgaggagtgaacAGGCGCCGTTAagattcaaatagccaatttttggctatgagaacccaacggcgcatgttctcctgcacagagtttcccagagctctGGGTTGATCGGAGGCTGTGGTGACGAGACTGTTTCGTGACAAGTTAAAAGAATGTCTTTCAAGGAGGGTTTGGGAACACGGGTTCCAATCCGCCCCTAACTACTGTAGTTGTTGTTTAAATGCCAACCTGGTTTGCCAGGGCCTCTCTTTTTCTCTCCCTCGAGAAagtaccctggttgcggctggtcacgtgtctgctaGATTTTTTGTAGATTCCAGAAAACTAAATGACGCTTCTTGGCTTTACTTTCACTGAtatcaattacaaaaaaaaaggatatattcttttttttatccTCCCCGACCGTGTGTTTAGTGTCATGGTGAGAATATAtgtaccctggattccagaggttacgaaattgttctactatcaaacttttttggaaacttggcataattaacattcatgatatgaacattaaaaaaatgcaataaaaaaaatggggtcaccgtgcttgtttacgcgtcagcaggctcttaaaatggggtatttttactgttttgcgcgttaaaaattcgaatcacctttcatacagaattaagtcttggttacttcaaagacacaaatttttattttgaaaataaagcttctttttttcacataagcagtattgcttcatttacgccgtttttgattgcctggttgtgggaatagtgcactttttgggacagttccgtggttagcttgaagtcctcgccttgggtaaatacacccagtacggaactgttttcccaaaaaaaattcatgttctactatcaaactttttttcttcttcaaatatgttctttattagactgttcttagcaaacctgaaaaaaaaaaatcgggggtcaccgtgctcgtttgagagaaaaggagcatttatttcgctatcgggcttagtttgagggaaatctcttacgttttgtacgcgcacgtgctcatgtgcgcgcgctaatgacgcgaaaatagAGGGCGTAATCGAGAAGCAGCACGCTTTGATTTTGTTAGGGAATTTGGCGAAGGTGTGAGCTTCTGACATTTACACCTCAATGCCTCGAGTCATATTGAACTGCTCCATGGACTCCAcgttaagttctttaatttttttcagttctaattCCAGGACTTGAATGCAATTTTCTCAACAATTCCTGGGTTGGTTTTCATCTGGATGTTAAGAAGCTTATTTTTTACTacggaaaaattgttttccgtCTTTGGTCATCGACAAGATTATTCGTAGGTATCTTTCTAAGAAAATGAATCCTTCTCTGAATGGGCGGGACGCCTCATCCAATTCCGGGAAAACTTCTTCACTTCTATAAACTTCCTCATGTTGGCCGGTTTTCACTAAAAATCGCCCAGACTAAGCTTTAAGACAACTAACTCAAAACTATTATGGTAAAGCTGATTTTAAACTTAGAAAAAATGTTCAGCGTGAAAGATTCTCAGTACTGCAAGGTCTACGTTCGCGTTGTCGTTTATTACAATTCTCGTGTGCTGGCTGTAATAGCTAGCTACAGTAATATTGGCGAGACCACTCGCCACCTTTGTACACGTGCTCGTGAGCATCTCCTGTCGGACAAGTCCTTCGCAGGCTTACAGGTACCTGCAGTCATCTAGGGCCTGTCATGACTCTTGTAATTCAGAATGTTTCACTATctgccgcctcaaaattccaaTTAAGATCAAAAAGGCATTGCAAattaagtgggaaaatcccatTCTTAATGAGCAGTTGAGGCATCTAgacttgtctctttctttttaattacgttgttccttttgtttcttattttattgttatgcgCGCTATTTTTGTTTCCCGTGCATTCCGTATTTAATATTCAAATTGTACGCAAGTTTTGACGTGTTATTTTGTAACGTACCTCAATAATAAATTCAGTGTACAACCGttaaaagctcatttgcaactgaagatgacatgagaatgtcgaaacatgtttgtaattgaaaactgtcgtttctttcTTGAGAGGTAAACGTAGAGTCTACGCGCTATTACAGAGGATCCCGCGCAGAGGAAGCTGGAGAATGGTAGGGGGGACAAAGTGTCTGCGCGCAGGCGAGCGCAATGGATATAGTTATTTCAATTAATATTAATGATTGTGATGCATCGATTATGTTAAGTCTTTGTCAGAAATTAAAACTGTTGCAGTTTCTGTACCAGGTCCCTCTAGCGCATGCAGGTGTCCGGGTGAAATACCATCGGTTGATTTACGGCAAACGGAGACCCGCGTGTCGGTTCGTCGCCCCAACAACGTCCACCAAATAGCTCTTCTATAAGACGGATGTCTCCATGCGTAATGAATACATCCATGCTACTTTGATGGCAATCATTTGGTCACTGATTCGAAGTACAATGTAGATGTTGATGATCTCTTCACGATTTGTTGGCTTCTTGAAAAGAACAATGTAGAAAGAACAGCGTGCAGAAAGCATGAAGCTAAAAGAAtagcggccaaatagaaaatcatGACTGTAAATTGACGTTCGCTGTGTCTGTTCTTTAATAATGAATTGTGAAGTAATCTGCGGTGTTTAA
This genomic interval carries:
- the LOC137980115 gene encoding adenosine receptor A2b-like — protein: MAQNITPLQEIMNLTSKSFAEILPELRTYRYVEMASAIVLCILSPITAIPNALLLTAIYRGPLRCFRTPMTYLIAGLAVADLLTGIFVEPMFVSYYFADFRNKASLSYQLMYSIGGIISGVTIGESYFIVLALSVCQYIAVRYPHQFKAIVSRNRVFASLAISSVYVTCFNMLQFTGIDNQTYSKIHLILHPTLISATLVVVQVMLFSSFNRHLKHSRLLRNSSLKNRHSERQFTIMIFYLAAILLASCFLHVVAFYIFLFKKPTNREEIININIVLRISDLMLFIKVALDVFIYAWRHPSYRRAIWWPLLGRRTDTRVSVCRKSTDGISPGHLHALEGPGTETATV